In the genome of Lactuca sativa cultivar Salinas chromosome 3, Lsat_Salinas_v11, whole genome shotgun sequence, the window cctcggtcatgtggtcAGCAGTAAAGGGATTCATGTCGATCccgcaaagattgaagctgtcaAGAATTGGAAAGCACCAACAACACCAACCGAAGTACGCCAGTTCTTAGGGcttgcaggctattatcggagatttatcgagaacttctccaaaatagccaagccccTCACCGCACTAACCCAGAAAGACAAAAAGTTCGACTGGGGAGACAGTCAAGAGTCTGCCTTCCGAAAATTGAAGCAATTGTTATGCAGTGCACCGATTTTGTCTCTTcctgaaggaacagaagactttgtaGTATACTGTGATGCCTCACGTCAAGGGTTAGGGTGTGTACTAATGCAGAGGAATAAGGTTATTTCATATGCATCCCGACAACTGAAGCCAAATGAGACAAACTACACTacccatgacttagagttgggagcCGTAATATTttctctgaagatttggagacactatctataCGGGACAAAGTGCATTgtattcacagaccacaagagcctccaacacatttttgatcaaaaagagctcaatatgagacaacggagatgggtcgaattactaaatgattatgaatgcgaaattcgttatcatcccggtaaagcAAACGTTGTGGCAGATGCCTTAAGCAGGAAGGAACGAGCAAAACCTCTTCGTGTAAAGGCTCTAACCCTAACCATCCACTCGAACCTTACTATTCAAATTCGTGATGCTCAGCTAGAAGCACTTAAACCTGAAAACATCATGGAAGAAAACCTACGAGGCATGGACAAACAGTTCGACCTCAGAGATGATGGAACGCGAtacttcatgaaccgaatttggactcCAAGATTTGGAGAAGTCAGAGATTTGGTTTTAAATGAAGCTCACAAGTCAAGATACTCAATACATCCCggatcagacaagatgtatctcgatctcaagaagcattattggtggcccaatatgaaggcagaaattgccacttaTGTTGGTAAGTGTTTGACCTGCTCCAAGGTCAAGGCGGAGTACCAGAAACCGTCTGGCCTGCTACAACAACCAtcaattccagaatggaagtgggagcaaataacaatggactttataacaaagttgcccAAGACATCAAGCGGttacgataccatatgggtagtgGTTGACCGTTTGACCAAGTCCGCTCACTTCTTAgccatcaaggaaactgataagatggaaaaactCACCAGAACTTATCTCAAGGAGATAGTCAGACTACAcggtgtgccaatatctatcatctcggaccgagatagtagattcacttccagattttggcaatcactgcaaagaTCCCTAGGCACAAAActcgacatgagtacagcatatcatccccaaacggatggccagagcgaaaggACAAtacaaactctggaagatatgctccgcgcttgtgtgatagactttggtaacgcatgggatactcacttgcCATTAgttgagttctcttacaacaataaCTATCACAGTAGTATAAAGACCGCTCCATTCGAGGTCTTGTATGGGCGCAAATGTCGTTCACCATTATGTTGGGCAGAGGTTGGAGATACCCAACTAGCAGGAAAACATATTAGAGATACACTATTCACTGGACCTGAAATCATTCAGGAGAcaacagaaaagattgttcagataAAAGAACGGCTAAAAGCAGCACgtagtcggcaaaagagttatgctgacaacagACGCAAACCATTGGAATTCAAAGTAGGAGACCGAGTCCTACTAAAAGTTGCcccatggaagggtgtcattagattcggaaaaagaggaaagctaaacccacgctacattggaccctttgagatCCTAGCAAGAGTTGGTCCGGTAGCTTATAAGCTCAAGCTACCTCAAGAGCTCAACAAGGTTcacgataccttccacgtgtgtaATCTCAAAAAGTGCCTAGCCGATGAAAATTTGGTGGTACCACTCGATGAAATCCAGGTCAACACAAAGCttcacttcgtggaggaaccagtggagattatggatcgggaaatTAAAAGACTTAAACAAAACCGCATACCTATAGTAAAAGTCCGATGGAACTCTCGTAGAGGGCCAAAGtttacttgggaacgcgaggaccaaatgaaacaaaagtacccacactTATTCAATGATGCCCCCTCCACCAGTGAAAGAACTAACTACTAGTGTAAAGTAGCCAAGAATGtaataatttcgggacgaaattctcttaacggggaggtaatgtgacatcccgaaatttaggGCCTAGATTTCAAACGACTAAATTACGGCAAATCTATTTGTAATTAATTTATTCAGCTTTAACTGCATCTAATGAAATATAAATGAGTTAATTTcaattattatataatatttgaTGATATTTTTATGCCCAAACGTGTAAACTGGTAACCAAATCAAACCGCTCAACTGCAGCGCTGACTAATGCGTCTGAAAACTGAAATTTAACATTAATCATTTTTGAGCAAAATAAACACAAAAATATGATAGTACATGTTCCCccatttccaaaaatataaagaacgtccaaaacggagtttgtatgcaaaagatacaaCCGCTTTAAGAAAAACGGACAGTAAAATACTTTTATTCTTTAATCGCGTAAACAAAAACGTTCCGTTGAGGCACTTACGCTTTGCCAACGGGATTTCTGAGAGCGTTTTTGGATTCAAGATATagtatattatttaatttcacaCTCGAAATAATTTTTACGAAAATATTTATGAAAGTCGCGAAAACGGACACCGCCAACCGTTAAGACGCAAAACTTCAAACGCAATTTCCCGGAGATCCGTAACTCCAAAAATTAATCTGTTTGATGTTCTGGAATCCTTGAATTATACTCTATCTAAAAgtcctttcaaaaaaaaaaatattcgaTGCACGAATCCCAAGGAACCCGTTTTCGCATGTTTTGGGACATGAAGTGGAGGTATAACTCCATGTGGGGCCCCCATGGTGTGATGGACTCCAAAAATCTGATCTCCTTCCAGCTTCCCACGTGCTTCTCCTCTACCTCACTCTTCATCTTGGTTTGCAAGTATCACCAAAAGTACATAAACAGTTGAAGGTATGGCCATTAGTAAGCATGTGTGTGTAGACTTATACTATAAATAGAGGGCTTTACTTCACCTGAATCCTCACAAACTAATCGGTTCTTCTTCTCTCTATCACTCCCTCTCTTAATCTCTCCCTCTCTTCTCTTTCCTTACACCACCACCCACTGCCACTAATATCAAACACCTCCTTCAACCATGGTTTGCTCCTGATTTCAACCACCGAGAGTCTCTCCACCCTCCCCTCTCTTTTTCTCGGGAAGAAGACGCAACAGAAGGCAGCAGGAGGCTGTCGGGGACCCTCCTGCCACCACCGACGAACAAACCACCTTCTCTTTTTGCCACTGCTGTGTTGCTGCCACTGTAAGTCCCTACCGTCACCACCTTGTATATTTATTTCCTTCTCATTGTCGATCATAATAAACAACCAAAGAACCATAAAATCATGCGTAATTCTTTTCCTTTGTTTATGCATGGAATTCGAGTGAACACAGGAGGTTAACACCTCCTGTGTAATTGATCGACACTATACAAACATGCATTCCATTTAAATAGATATGATCCCTCAACTTTGAAATTGTCCATTATTAGTCCCTCCATATTTAGAATTATCTCAAATCTAGTTGTTAAACAATGAAAGTTTAATCAAAATATTTAGAACATACCCTAAACTGaacaaatcttttcaaaacaaatcaaacTTTAAATACAAAATTAAATGAACAATGTTTATACGTATATATTAGAAATTTTAAAGTTGATTTCAAATAAATTAATTTTGGTATTtaaaaacttgcggaaaaataataaattaaattttaaaatttatttaaaataattataaattttaaattggcAAAAGTTAGGGAATTATTCAAGAAATTGTTATAATACTTAATCACGTccaaatattaatatatatcgAATTTCTAGGAAATCGAACTAATCCCGGAGATCACGACCTCACGACAATACATTCTGGTCTTCAGAACTACTCGTTTACCACTCGATAAGGTGAGAGTTACGGCCCCTtttcaatattttatttattcttgggggagaatacatgtgctAAATAGTATTTATTATGCAAATACATATGCCTTATATGATATACATGCtacaattttaaaagttgtaaAGACTTCCATATCTGAATACTAGGCATTACACACTTGAACAATACCATTATGTTAAAATACATATCTCCATAAAAGCGAGtaatttatacttttataaatacGTCAACCATACTCGACTTTACAAATACTATACTACGAGTTTCATTATGCCCGGTACTTATCTATAATTAAGTTAGGGCTGAGAGTTATTCACAAACTTTGCGTTAATGGTTTTTGAGTGAGATGCTACTATTCATTAGCTGAGTTTAATCACTTAGCCTGCCCCACACtgctataatcgttaatcttcggagcgagttacatatatatagatctatatagggttGACAACCCCACCTGCAGTTGCTAGCTATAACCATCGACTGATCAATCGAAGCAGGTGATATGTGTCTACGATCGTTACTACGATGTCCAATGAAGCGTCGTAGGGAGGGGTACCTTTCGTCTATAGCTCGATTATAGAACTCACTAAAAACATTAACACGAATCTCTCTCACTTTTTCACTACAACCATAGGTTTGGTTGCTTTTAGAAATGTTTTTAAGTATAGTGGTTACTTATACAATGGATATGTTTAAACCTTCATGAAGTTATTACAAACACATTTTCTTCAAAAGcataaatttatttataaaattaatttttagctTTTAAAGACTCATGACAAGCATTGTTTCAACTATCattatacaatatatatatatatatatatatatatatatatatatatatatatatatatatatatatatatatatatactcttggACTTTTGAAAGTATTATTACTGCGGCTAGCAGAAAACCTGTGACTCTCACCAACCTCGTGTTGACtttcaaaatacatgtattctcaggaaatcagtgaaatttCGGGCACACTCAGACGATGGAAAACATGGCTCGCAAGTACTTTAATTTTCTACTTTTGAACTGTTATGCCTAACTGTTAaggcaaactcgtattattattttattactatCTGTAAGAACCATGTATGAAAACATAAACATGTAAtgaaatgttgttttgtttattgttgtacttgtgctgTATATTCAATTtatctgtgatccatgaacttagtcgcacaACCCGACATGTTCCGCCACctcggccgggggtgtgacattaagtCTAACACTTTAGAATGTAGATCTGGTACCCAAGGGCTAAaaaaccatgtaaagttgctaactttacgtccatgcataaCACAAAGAGGCTAAAACCCTCAAAGAAGGCCTAATAAGGGACCTAAAGCATGAAGGAGGCCTAGATCCAgataaagcttgaaactttaaGCCCCAAGAGGCTACAAAACGTCCAGATCTGAAGTGATCACTTCATGGAATACTTAAACCAAGAACAAACCCAAAAATGAGCCAAAAATGACAATAAACTACCAAGGAATAGATCTAAGCAATAGATGAGCAAGgtgtcgactttatacctcaaaatgactGCCACAAGAGAGTAGGTTCTGGATCTATAACCTTTTTTCCACACAAACCACTTCAAACTTCAAGCTTCTTCAAAAGAACACCAAGAATTCACTCTTCAAGCTCACACGCACACAAATATGGAAGAGGATACACGAACTTGGGTTTTCTGGACAGAGGAGACTGATAAGGAGGCCACCCAAATGGTTTAAGgcttttaaatagggtgcaacaccctaaaaattaggatttcTTATTCaaccaccaactcgtcgagttttcctcaccaacacgtcgagttgaggccatcaactcAATGAGTTCAAGGGAAATTTGCCTTTTAAAATTATTAAATctcatacctgagaatcgggatgttacacattgCTAATCCGCCAAAAAAATGTTGAACATCTTCATATTCGAGCTCACAACAAGTGTTATCAGATGATCACATAGGCGTTAATCTTAATGATGATAACGACAACATCGAAGAAATACGTCTGCCTCCTCCTCTCATGGGAAAGGATAAAACAAAAGCTCGAGTAAGAGGAAAAGGAAAAACGACATCTTCAAATTCATTGGTCGGAATCGAGCGGTCAACTAGATCGGATGAAATGATGACACAATTGGTATAATTGAATACAACTTTGGAGAAACATATGGTTGAAACGATCCGACTCACAAATATTCGTTGTTACTGCAAGACGCGAGACATCTCGACCCCGAAGATCAAGAAGCGACTAAAGTTCGGAAAAAATATAATCTAAAACGCAATTGAAATCTcgatgttatgttttttttttctagttattattattattattattattattattattattttgacttttttttttctttttttggggttttaatgtaatttttaatttttattttttttaaagccAAGTATATTAAATAAAGAAGAAAGTTTTACACAGACGTAACAAGTAAACGAGTAACAAACTGTGCTACAACCCCTTTTTGGATTGTAAAGCTAATTCTTTTAGAAACAACATCTATTGATCTTGAAGtcataacattactatgcatgaccTGTTGGACTTTATTGATTAGCTCCACAACTTCTGAGGCAAGGAAACCGAAAGTATCAAATGCAAAGGGTATAAACATGTGTTGATTTTTCATGCACGCTTTCTCATGTTTTGCTACTTTGATTGATGCAACTTTTAAAACAGTTTACCCCACAGTGAAAACCCCATTTCCAAAGCCCACAAGAGGAGAAACCCATATTAGATCCACACATGCATGTTTTCTAGCCGTTCATCCAAATACTAAAACATTAGCTGGTCTAAATGTTtaatttaatgttatttttaatttttaagatttctaaaatgtaatttttaattttatgttatttttaattttaagatGGCTATTATTAAGAAGTTCTTATTTTtatattgaaattaaaaaaatttatatataaaacctTTATCATTAATACACATAGCTAAGAGCATTCGGTATGGGTGGGTGTTATGACACCAAAAAATTAACACCTCACCATAACACATCACCTTTAACACCACACCATTTAGATAGGAAATGATGTTCAATGTTATAACGTAGGTTAAgaaatagagagaaagagagagagaaaagaaagaaaTCTTATGAGTGGAAAATGATATTTTGTCTCGTTCTCATCACAACGATGCATGCCACAACGAGAAGAAACGAGAAGGGGGACGGTGTTCCCCTGTTACCACGCCGTCAAGGCATGTTTAGGTCGGCAATAGCAAAAACGAGAAGCCCATACCTTGTGTTTAACACCTTtactattgaaaaaaaaaaaaaaaccattcgtCCTTTAGCTTGCCAACTATTTTAGCCATCTAACTTTTCAAGCGGTTGCATTTGCAATCCTCTAAAATCGTAGCAGTACACCGGTACTCTCAGCCAAAAACCCTAAACCTTGTATATGCAGACGAACATGGGTTCTTCCTCACTGAGAATCCAATATCTACCAACGGCTTTGGACCCCATAAGAATTCATAAAATTCAAGTGAGATATGCAACAACAATAACCTGTGGCTTGAGAAAACCCTTGAGGGCGAGAAGGCGTAGTGATGGGGTTTTGTCTACAGAAGCAATACAAGCAGTTCAATCTCTCAAATTAGCTGCCAGAAACCCATCTAAACTAGACCAAGTATTCGAATCCAAACTCACTCGTCTCTTAAAAGATGATTTGTTGGATGCTTTCTCCGAATTACAGAGGCAACAACACTTAGACCTTGCTCTAAAGGTACGCCCCTTTGACTTCTCTAGTAAAATTCGAACTTCAACTTTCTTGTTTCTATGTGTCATATCATTTCATATAATTATCAAAACTTTCTTCAATTTTAATGAATTCGCTTTGTTCATCGACTTAACTCCTCTCTGAAATTGGCTTCTACTTTTCAATTTGGATTTATCTGTATGATTTCAAGGTTGAATCTTATCTGAAATGCAATCAGGTAtcaggtgtttgaatttatgaggAAGGAAGCATGGTACGAACCAGATCAATCTCTATATGGTGACTTGATGTTGATGTTTGGAAAGAAGAAACTAATAATTACAGTAGAAAATCTTTTCTGTGAGCTTATTAAAGAAGGCTTAAAACCCAATACACGAGTCTATACAGAGTTAATTGGAGCATATCTGAAAGTGGAAATGATAGAGAGGGCAATGGAAGCATATAAGTTGATGAAGGCATCAGGTTGTGTACCTGATGAGTTGACTTTAACGATTATGATAAGAAATTTTGAAAGTGCTGGGGAAGAAGAACTTGCTTCAATCATTAAGAATGATTGTGTTGAATATTTGGATTCTCCAAAAAAGTTTCTCAAAGAAGTCGCAAGAAAATATGTAAGTATCATATATTTGTGCATAAAATTGCCAACCACTTTGACTTTGTTTAAATGGTATTATTTTAACGATGAGAAGGGTATTAACGTCTTTTGCACAAATTAAGAGAAAAGATTACAACTTTTCTCCTATTGACATATGCCCTCCTCCTATAACTTCTTTTATGTGCAAATGACGTGAATGCCTCCAAATCCTCACCATCTAAAATAGCCCTAagatagtttgtctaatgaatatGAGTAATTGTATTATTGGAGCAATATTACTATTCATTTGGAAAAGTAGTTGTACCTTCATAATATAGCAATGTTTCACCCTTTTaccaatttatataaaaatatttcactTTTTTTTACCAATTCATTCAATAATCTTTCACCTTTTTACAGTTTTATGCAATTGACATGAATCATGCAATCACTTTACATAACCCGTTTGCTATTAAGTCTTTTTTTTGTAAGTGGGAAATAATGAACTAATTTTATTGTTTTCTTTGCAGCCGAGGAGATTGAGACTGAACCTGGTTTGAAATTAAGAAAAGCATCTCATATGTAAAAGTGCCATTTCCTATCTTAATTAGCCAGTAAAGGAAACTTTACAATGCTGTTTGTTTTGtccttcatttttttttcatgcatatttatgaaatttaaatCATTTAGGAATTTCCACTACTTTATTATGGTCGAGAAATTTAAATTCGATATCTAACATCTCTTATTTTGTTTAGAACTGAGACTAGGTTTAGAAATGAGACTAGAATCGCGTACATTTTCGACATTTTATCTGAAAActcattattttttttacaactaACATCAACAAACCTAATTGAGGTGACATCTATGTGGCAAATATATGTCCACATAATTAGATCCGAGGTATGTATAGGAACAATCTTTCATTTTTTGCCTGTCATGTCAGCCTTTCTTTCACTCAGTATTTCCTTCACCAAAACATAGGAAATGGTCACCTTTCTAtcttttactatttttttttaaaaagtattttatacaaacatTATACTTATTTTGTAGGGAAATAAaaactatgaattttgatatattttttataattttttagtcTGTATATAATTTAATGATTattaaaaaactgaaaaaaaaacctGACCAATCAAAACAGAAGAGAGAATGGAGGGTCTCTTTCCCCACTCCTATCCTGCACCCCCATTCCCATAGGACAGGTGTTGTGTTCCTATGTGTGCGAACGCTTTCCGCTCTTCTTTCACGTTATGCACCCTGCAGCTTTAGAAAGACGTTTCTTAGAAAAAAAATCCATTATATCTTAAAAAAAACCACTCCGTCACATctatttaatcttttttttttttttgctttttgattttttttaacatcgttataattattgttttttattaaattaattatttattatttaacttatcttattattttttttatttagattatatatatatatatatatatatatatatatatatatatatatatattattaaaagagatacttttTAGACTTTTTGTTTGTTTCCAgttcatttttaaatattttttgcaAATTGG includes:
- the LOC111883237 gene encoding pentatricopeptide repeat-containing protein At1g62350, giving the protein MQTNMGSSSLRIQYLPTALDPIRIHKIQVRYATTITCGLRKPLRARRRSDGVLSTEAIQAVQSLKLAARNPSKLDQVFESKLTRLLKDDLLDAFSELQRQQHLDLALKVFEFMRKEAWYEPDQSLYGDLMLMFGKKKLIITVENLFCELIKEGLKPNTRVYTELIGAYLKVEMIERAMEAYKLMKASGCVPDELTLTIMIRNFESAGEEELASIIKNDCVEYLDSPKKFLKEVARKYPRRLRLNLV